Genomic segment of Salvia hispanica cultivar TCC Black 2014 chromosome 2, UniMelb_Shisp_WGS_1.0, whole genome shotgun sequence:
aaacaagaaacaaaaagtttattttattttttaaaaaatttccttTTAGGGTATGGAATTTGCAATAGTTGAAAATAAATCAGCAGACTACAAATGGACTTTTTGagtgaaaattaattagattaaatacCGCAATAAGACTTGAATTGTGGAAGgagaaaaatatggagtattgaTTAGGGATGAGGACCACATTATACTCTGCTTTTTTCCTTAATGGTTTCACATTAAATGGGATCATCATCAAGAATGATgccaaattaaaacaaaaagtatAATGATGATTAGTGATTATTGTGCCATGTTTTGAATATACTATATGTTTGTTAGCCAAGGTGTTTTTTGGTCCCCATTGAATTCATTTTATGGATATTCGGAAAAAAcattcaaaatatatgaagACAAGGAAATGGAATTTATGTCATTTTCAAGTCATAATAAAATCATACAATGCTCATAGAACCATAATCGAGTCTAGGATGAGAATACAGACTGAAATTTATCCcctagaaagaaaatataggtctgacatttttccaaaaaaagttaatactcctatatacttatttctttttaaaattcaaaaataaattaatggtcttatgtatttttaaatctatttacatgatatactttttttctttgatatataaaaatcaaacttaGTGATAGTGACATGCATGGAGTACATCATTGTGAAGAGAACAAATAAACCATGCAACTATAAGATAAATGCATTTCCAAAATTGAgcaagaaatgttaaaattttaaaataaagggCCCAAATCACAACACATAAATGGAAGTTAAAGAGAGAGGCAATCAATCGTCCATAGCTCCAATTTCCAAAACTACCCCTGGGTTtatgatagaaaaaaatgattgtgCTGTTAATGATACATCAATTCTGCAAtcataataatactatttatattgACTTAGATGGAAATTTCTGTGGTCCTAccaaagaattaaattgaagcTTCTTACTAAGTGAAGTAGTACAATGGCTATTGTCTTAGTAGCAACTACTACTAATTCTTTTTTGATGGAATCGTAATGAAAACGTAACCTGCTAAATTTTGCATGGTTTGAAAGTATGTAACGTAATTTTGTCACTAAATTTGCAGGGGTATAGTTGGAATTTCAGGTTGAAGGTGGGCTGAAAATCCAAAGTTCAGAAGGCCATTAGCCCAAACTTCTAATCAGGCCCATTTAAGATATATGGGTGgtctctaatttttttttatttttcagttaaTTGTGagtctaattaatttttacatGCCCATcaaaaaaacatagaaaaatttATCAACTTAAAAggtttcaaatttcaatcacTAGATACAGAAGCATATAACCTTCAACTGCAATTAATTCGATCCGGCAGGGCCAACGAGGACGCCCTGCGCGTTCCCTTCCTTCTTACTCTCATCCTTCATTTCACCATCGCCCTTCCGGATTCTGATTTTGTACTTGGACTCGAATTCGGCCAggtcctttttcttcttctcggACGCTTCATTGAGCCGAGCAATCACCTCTTCAAGACCTTCCTTATTCCTCTGCACAGCTGGCAGAACTTCTCTGATTGTTCTCTCAACAAGGACGCCTCCAATCATCCGGTAGCACCGCCTTGACGGATCGAGTGGTTTTATGGCATTGATCACAAGGGAGTGCTCGCTGACCTCCATTTCCAGCTCGGTGATCTTGGAGTAGAATTGGTTGATTTCATTTCTCATGGAAGCATATACATTTGCGATGGCTTGCTCGTTCATTGGTTCTTTGATGTCACCTTCAGCCCTGGCCATACTATTATCCAAAGATCAAAGAAAT
This window contains:
- the LOC125203731 gene encoding probable prefoldin subunit 2; this translates as MARAEGDIKEPMNEQAIANVYASMRNEINQFYSKITELEMEVSEHSLVINAIKPLDPSRRCYRMIGGVLVERTIREVLPAVQRNKEGLEEVIARLNEASEKKKKDLAEFESKYKIRIRKGDGEMKDESKKEGNAQGVLVGPAGSN